One Pleuronectes platessa chromosome 9, fPlePla1.1, whole genome shotgun sequence genomic region harbors:
- the il12rb2 gene encoding interleukin-12 receptor subunit beta-2 produces MSQTCSVLIAAALLVVQLCMGEKSCTIWSSAGAVVQRDTSFDVYCTFNCKCRGSMYSGHPSTPQNYTELNSTTIYFKVVNITKNRTYSCQCSCSTTLDPCGLDIFTGYVPDSPKNLSCIYKVLNNKSGDVLCTWNRGRQTFLRDKTQLWLSTLAGNHTSKPEPHNVSSKGTGPLSVTFTVLRSVQLISVCVKACNELGPVVNATVEYSLTDIAMPLPPVLGRPECSSRECVFTVEQPVRTQNLQIQYKAAEQKWTSHPDLSVPMSSVPAQSISSLEPYSLYHFKVRSRFSTGLWSQWSTNISSWTQEEAPAKELDVWYAESECGSKSPRVYWKKPQISIARGKILGYRVRVYCPGSGLDRVTNISQDDRNYSVPTCANGEVTVWARNSKGLSPPATITHHTKAKSSQDVQVTTGIHNVTISWREPETALLPASYVVEWYPEGQKLEELRWVRLGGSEGHAVITGIKPFECYRGAVYVFYSDSSVTRMVFSGVTTLESAPEVGPSFQETFEGQIVKVTWTELPRSKQRGCITNYTIYLENSSGHLQRYSVPASVRTYVIQPLSPAVYSLWMTASTAEGEGPMGQQMKFLIQQGTLLTNVLVFGAIALIVVIVCLCHFSAVNQKFWVFCQCLMLDVVPDPANSKWAKECTHEKGKMNLQQQHSNSSTTEEEEEPILVDIEELPRQSGNISTSQLPPQISQSLDATPPYPATTYIKSLSHDSDSSDHTQSTTVDYISSHCLGDMEEDQEEEDQEEEEERLGFSPSHHLFSGPMSFGGKLTLDAVKIDFCSDFFQDG; encoded by the exons ATGTCTCAAACATGCTCCGTCCTCATCGCCGCTGCACTGCTGGTGGTGCAGCTTTGCATGG GTGAGAAGTCCTGCACCATCTGGTCCAGCGCTGGAGCCGTGGTGCAGCGAGACACCAGTTTTGATGTGTACTGCACCTTTAACTGCAAGTGCAGGGGATCCATGTACAGTGGCCACCCGTCAACACCACAGAATTACACTGAACTGAATTCTACAACCATATATTTTAAGGTGGTGAACATAACAAAGAACAGGACATACAGCTGTCAGTGTAGCTGTTCTACTACACTGGACCCCTGTGGACTGGACATCTTCACTGGGT ATGTACCAGACAGTCCTAAAAACCTGTCATGCATCTACAAGGTCTTAAATAATAAAAGTGGAGATGTGCTCTGCACTTGGAACAGAGGAAGGCAGACTTTTCTTAGAGACAAAACACAGCTGTG gctGAGCACTCTAGCAGGAAATCACACGAGTAAACCAGAGCCACACAATGTCTCCAGTAAGGGAACTGGTCCACTGTCCGTTACGTTCACTGTCCTCAGGTCTGTGCAGCTCATCTCCGTGTGTGTTAAAGCCTGCAATGAACTGGGCCCTGTGGTGAATGCCACCGTTGAGTACTCCCTCACTGACATCG CAATGCCGTTACCTCCTGTTCTTGGGCGACCAGAGTGCTCCTCCCGGGAGTGCGTTTTCACAGTGGAGCAGCCTGTGAGGACTCAGAACCTGCAGATCCAGTACAAAGCAGCAGAACAGAAATGGACATCTCACCCAGATCTG agcgTACCGATGAGTTCCGTTCCGGCTCAGTCCATCTCCTCTCTGGAGCCCTACAGTTTGTACCATTTCAAAGTCCGATCCAGATTCAGCACCGGCCTGTGGAGTCAGTGGAGCACAAACATCTCCAGCTGGACTCAGGAGGAAG CTCCTGCAAAAGAGTTGGACGTATGGTACGCTGAGTCTGAGTGTGGATCAAAATCCCCGAGAGTTTACTGGAAG AAGCCGCAAATTTCCATCGCAAGAGGGAAGATCCTAGGCTACAGAGTCAGAGTTTACTGTCCAGGCTCTGGACTGGACCGTGTCACTAACATAAGCCAGGATGACAGGAATTATTCTGTCCCAACTTGTGCTAACGGCGAAGTGACTGTGTGGGCTCGCAACTCCAAAGGGTTGTCGCCTCCTGCTACAATCACACATCACACGAAAG CCAAGTCctctcaggatgtgcaagtaacCACTGGCATCCACAATGTCACCATCTCCTGGAGGGAGCCTGAAACTGCACTGTTACCAGCCTCTTATGTGGTGGAGTGGTACCCAGAGGGTCAGAAGCTGGAGGAACTCAGATGGGTTCGACTGGGCGGCAGTGAAGGCCATGCAGTCATCACAG GTATTAAGCCATTTGAATGCTACAGGGGGGCAGTGTATGTTTTCTATAGCGACAGCTCAGTGACCAGGATGGTGTTTTCAGGTGTCACAACTTTGGAGTCAG CCCCAGAGGTTGGTCCATCGTTCCAAGAGACGTTCGAGGGACAAATAGTGAAGGTGACCTGGACGGAGCTTCCCAGGAGCAAGCAGAGGGGCTGTATCACCAACTACACCATCTATTTAGAGAACAGCAGTGGACACCTGCAGAGAT ACTCCGTACCAGCATCGGTCAGGACGTATGTGATCCAGCCCCTGTCTCCTGCCGTCTACAGCCTGTGGATGACTGCATCCACCGCTGAGGGAGAGGGGCCTATGGGTCAACAAATGAAGTTCCTAATCCAGC AGGGAACTCTACTGACCAATGTCCTTGTGTTTGGTGCCATTGCCCTAATTGTGGTTATAGTTTGCCTGTGCCATTTTTCAGCAGTAAACCAGAA GTTCTGGGTGTTTTGCCAGTGCCTCATGCTCGATGTTGTCCCAGATCCTGCAAACAGCAAGTGGGCAAAAGAGTGTACCCATGAAAAG GGCAAGATgaacctccagcagcagcacagtaaCTCCAGTACaaccgaggaggaggaagagccgaTCCTGGTCGATATTGAGGAGCTGCCCAGGCAGAGCGGTAACATCTCCACCTCGCAACTCCCTCCTCAGATCAGCCAGAGCTTAGATGCCACGCCACCGTACCCTGCAACCACCTACATCAAGAGCCTCTCCCATGATTCTGACAGCTCCgaccacacacagagcacaacTGTCGACTACATCTCATCACACTGTCTGGGAGATATGGAGGAGgatcaggaagaggaggatcaggaagaggaggaggagaggctgggTTTCTCCCCCAGTCACCACCTCTTCAGCGGGCCCATGAGCTTCGGAGGAAAGTTAACTCTGGACGCGGTGAAAATTGACTTCTGTAGTGACTTCTTTCAGGACGGCTAA
- the serbp1a gene encoding SERPINE1 mRNA binding protein 1a isoform X3 — MPGQMQEGFGCPITNRFDQLFDDESDPFELLKQAEARKKEAAALPGAAKTAAQGPKHPKKETQKERKVPLTDKKEEIQAPVPLKKDGPGVRRMGRKPEGDGPRPQGGQGFQGGQGEGRPPTDRRPADRRPPRRFERPAGEGGEKTEGGEFSVEKPIGDRPMRGRGGPGGAGRGARGGRGRGMARSDGFDSRGKREFDRHSGSDKTLKGEEKRGGSGSHNWGTVKDELNELDQSANTEETPEGEEHPPADSENKRENEVEEVKEEGPKEMTLDEWKAVQDKERAKVEFNIREANEGAQWTRGFVLHKSKAEVKKEDLIETPKVEEPKPQLEDEHHFRKPANDITSQLEINFGDLGRPSRGRGGPRGGRGGRGRGGPGGPEAPRPVRTVRTDKPSSVSVPNVDDPEAFPALA; from the exons ATGCCCGGACAAATGCAAGAAGGTTTTGGCTGTCCCATAACCAATCGGTTCGACCAGCTATTTGACGACGAGTCGGATCCGTTTGAGCTTCTGAAGCAGGCCGAAGCGAGGAAGAAGGAGGCTGCTGCTCTCCCTGGTGCCGCCAAGACCGCAGCCCAGGGTCCCAAGCACCCAAAGAAAGAAAcccagaaagaaagaaaggtccCGCTAACCGACAAGAAAGAGGAGATCCAGGCCCCCGTCCCGCTCAAGAAAGATG GTCCCGGCGTGAGGAGAATGGGGCGCAAGCCAGAGGGTGACGGCCCCAGACCCCAGGGTGGCCAGGGCTTCCAAGGCGGCCAGGGCGAAGGGCGCCCCCCCACAGACAGACGGCCTGCGGACAGGCGGCCCCCTCGTCGCTTTGAAAGGCCCGCTGGCGAAGGCGGCGAGAAGACTGAGGGTGGTGAATTCTCAGTTGAGAA ACCCATCGGTGACAGGCCAATGAGAGGACGTGGTGGTCCTGGTGGTGCCGGCAGAGGGGCCCGTGGAGGCAGAGGACGTGGCATGGCTCGCAGCGATGGCTTTGACTCCCGGGGCAAGCGTGAATTCGATAGACACAGTGGCAGTGACAAAAC TCTGAAGGGTGAAGAGAAGCGTGGTGGAAGTGGATCTCACAACTGGGGCACCGTCAAGGATGAGCTCAA TGAGCTTGACCAATCAGCCAACACTGAAGAGACCCCTGAAGGAGAGGAGCATCCACCAGCTGACTCTGAGAACAA AAGGGAGAATGAGGTAGAGGAGGTCAAGGAAGAAGGGCCCAAGGAAATGACTCTGGACGAATGGAAAGCCGTGCAAGACAAGGAGCGGGCCAAGGTGGAATTCAACATCCGTGAGGCCAACGAGGGAGCTCAATGGACCAGAGGGTTTGTGCTGCACAAGTCCAAAGCAGAG GTTAAGAAGGAGGATCTGATTGAAACCCCTAAGGTTGAGGAGCCTAAG CCTCAGCTGGAGGATGAGCACCACTTCCGTAAGCCAGCCAATGACATTACGTCCCAGCTGGAGATCAACTTCGGAGATCTGGGCCGTCCGAGCCGTGGACGTGGGGGACCACGTGGTGGCCGGGGAGGTCGTGGCCGTGGCGGTCCTGGTGGCCCTGAAGCCCCAAGGCCGGTCCGCACAGTAAGGACTGACAAG CCGTCATCTGTGTCTGTGCCCAACGTGGACGACCCAGAGGCCTTCCCAGCCCTGGCTTAA
- the serbp1a gene encoding SERPINE1 mRNA binding protein 1a isoform X1 → MPGQMQEGFGCPITNRFDQLFDDESDPFELLKQAEARKKEAAALPGAAKTAAQGPKHPKKETQKERKVPLTDKKEEIQAPVPLKKDGPGVRRMGRKPEGDGPRPQGGQGFQGGQGEGRPPTDRRPADRRPPRRFERPAGEGGEKTEGGEFSVEKPIGDRPMRGRGGPGGAGRGARGGRGRGMARSDGFDSRGKREFDRHSGSDKTSLKGEEKRGGSGSHNWGTVKDELNELDQSANTEETPEGEEHPPADSENKRENEVEEVKEEGPKEMTLDEWKAVQDKERAKVEFNIREANEGAQWTRGFVLHKSKAEVKKEDLIETPKVEEPKPQLEDEHHFRKPANDITSQLEINFGDLGRPSRGRGGPRGGRGGRGRGGPGGPEAPRPVRTVRTDKPSSVSVPNVDDPEAFPALA, encoded by the exons ATGCCCGGACAAATGCAAGAAGGTTTTGGCTGTCCCATAACCAATCGGTTCGACCAGCTATTTGACGACGAGTCGGATCCGTTTGAGCTTCTGAAGCAGGCCGAAGCGAGGAAGAAGGAGGCTGCTGCTCTCCCTGGTGCCGCCAAGACCGCAGCCCAGGGTCCCAAGCACCCAAAGAAAGAAAcccagaaagaaagaaaggtccCGCTAACCGACAAGAAAGAGGAGATCCAGGCCCCCGTCCCGCTCAAGAAAGATG GTCCCGGCGTGAGGAGAATGGGGCGCAAGCCAGAGGGTGACGGCCCCAGACCCCAGGGTGGCCAGGGCTTCCAAGGCGGCCAGGGCGAAGGGCGCCCCCCCACAGACAGACGGCCTGCGGACAGGCGGCCCCCTCGTCGCTTTGAAAGGCCCGCTGGCGAAGGCGGCGAGAAGACTGAGGGTGGTGAATTCTCAGTTGAGAA ACCCATCGGTGACAGGCCAATGAGAGGACGTGGTGGTCCTGGTGGTGCCGGCAGAGGGGCCCGTGGAGGCAGAGGACGTGGCATGGCTCGCAGCGATGGCTTTGACTCCCGGGGCAAGCGTGAATTCGATAGACACAGTGGCAGTGACAAAAC TAGTCTGAAGGGTGAAGAGAAGCGTGGTGGAAGTGGATCTCACAACTGGGGCACCGTCAAGGATGAGCTCAA TGAGCTTGACCAATCAGCCAACACTGAAGAGACCCCTGAAGGAGAGGAGCATCCACCAGCTGACTCTGAGAACAA AAGGGAGAATGAGGTAGAGGAGGTCAAGGAAGAAGGGCCCAAGGAAATGACTCTGGACGAATGGAAAGCCGTGCAAGACAAGGAGCGGGCCAAGGTGGAATTCAACATCCGTGAGGCCAACGAGGGAGCTCAATGGACCAGAGGGTTTGTGCTGCACAAGTCCAAAGCAGAG GTTAAGAAGGAGGATCTGATTGAAACCCCTAAGGTTGAGGAGCCTAAG CCTCAGCTGGAGGATGAGCACCACTTCCGTAAGCCAGCCAATGACATTACGTCCCAGCTGGAGATCAACTTCGGAGATCTGGGCCGTCCGAGCCGTGGACGTGGGGGACCACGTGGTGGCCGGGGAGGTCGTGGCCGTGGCGGTCCTGGTGGCCCTGAAGCCCCAAGGCCGGTCCGCACAGTAAGGACTGACAAG CCGTCATCTGTGTCTGTGCCCAACGTGGACGACCCAGAGGCCTTCCCAGCCCTGGCTTAA
- the serbp1a gene encoding SERPINE1 mRNA binding protein 1a isoform X4, with protein sequence MPGQMQEGFGCPITNRFDQLFDDESDPFELLKQAEARKKEAAALPGAAKTAAQGPKHPKKETQKERKVPLTDKKEEIQAPVPLKKDGPGVRRMGRKPEGDGPRPQGGQGFQGGQGEGRPPTDRRPADRRPPRRFERPAGEGGEKTEGGEFSVEKPIGDRPMRGRGGPGGAGRGARGGRGRGMARSDGFDSRGKREFDRHSGSDKTLKGEEKRGGSGSHNWGTVKDELNELDQSANTEETPEGEEHPPADSENKENEVEEVKEEGPKEMTLDEWKAVQDKERAKVEFNIREANEGAQWTRGFVLHKSKAEVKKEDLIETPKVEEPKPQLEDEHHFRKPANDITSQLEINFGDLGRPSRGRGGPRGGRGGRGRGGPGGPEAPRPVRTVRTDKPSSVSVPNVDDPEAFPALA encoded by the exons ATGCCCGGACAAATGCAAGAAGGTTTTGGCTGTCCCATAACCAATCGGTTCGACCAGCTATTTGACGACGAGTCGGATCCGTTTGAGCTTCTGAAGCAGGCCGAAGCGAGGAAGAAGGAGGCTGCTGCTCTCCCTGGTGCCGCCAAGACCGCAGCCCAGGGTCCCAAGCACCCAAAGAAAGAAAcccagaaagaaagaaaggtccCGCTAACCGACAAGAAAGAGGAGATCCAGGCCCCCGTCCCGCTCAAGAAAGATG GTCCCGGCGTGAGGAGAATGGGGCGCAAGCCAGAGGGTGACGGCCCCAGACCCCAGGGTGGCCAGGGCTTCCAAGGCGGCCAGGGCGAAGGGCGCCCCCCCACAGACAGACGGCCTGCGGACAGGCGGCCCCCTCGTCGCTTTGAAAGGCCCGCTGGCGAAGGCGGCGAGAAGACTGAGGGTGGTGAATTCTCAGTTGAGAA ACCCATCGGTGACAGGCCAATGAGAGGACGTGGTGGTCCTGGTGGTGCCGGCAGAGGGGCCCGTGGAGGCAGAGGACGTGGCATGGCTCGCAGCGATGGCTTTGACTCCCGGGGCAAGCGTGAATTCGATAGACACAGTGGCAGTGACAAAAC TCTGAAGGGTGAAGAGAAGCGTGGTGGAAGTGGATCTCACAACTGGGGCACCGTCAAGGATGAGCTCAA TGAGCTTGACCAATCAGCCAACACTGAAGAGACCCCTGAAGGAGAGGAGCATCCACCAGCTGACTCTGAGAACAA GGAGAATGAGGTAGAGGAGGTCAAGGAAGAAGGGCCCAAGGAAATGACTCTGGACGAATGGAAAGCCGTGCAAGACAAGGAGCGGGCCAAGGTGGAATTCAACATCCGTGAGGCCAACGAGGGAGCTCAATGGACCAGAGGGTTTGTGCTGCACAAGTCCAAAGCAGAG GTTAAGAAGGAGGATCTGATTGAAACCCCTAAGGTTGAGGAGCCTAAG CCTCAGCTGGAGGATGAGCACCACTTCCGTAAGCCAGCCAATGACATTACGTCCCAGCTGGAGATCAACTTCGGAGATCTGGGCCGTCCGAGCCGTGGACGTGGGGGACCACGTGGTGGCCGGGGAGGTCGTGGCCGTGGCGGTCCTGGTGGCCCTGAAGCCCCAAGGCCGGTCCGCACAGTAAGGACTGACAAG CCGTCATCTGTGTCTGTGCCCAACGTGGACGACCCAGAGGCCTTCCCAGCCCTGGCTTAA
- the serbp1a gene encoding SERPINE1 mRNA binding protein 1a isoform X2 produces MPGQMQEGFGCPITNRFDQLFDDESDPFELLKQAEARKKEAAALPGAAKTAAQGPKHPKKETQKERKVPLTDKKEEIQAPVPLKKDGPGVRRMGRKPEGDGPRPQGGQGFQGGQGEGRPPTDRRPADRRPPRRFERPAGEGGEKTEGGEFSVEKPIGDRPMRGRGGPGGAGRGARGGRGRGMARSDGFDSRGKREFDRHSGSDKTSLKGEEKRGGSGSHNWGTVKDELNELDQSANTEETPEGEEHPPADSENKENEVEEVKEEGPKEMTLDEWKAVQDKERAKVEFNIREANEGAQWTRGFVLHKSKAEVKKEDLIETPKVEEPKPQLEDEHHFRKPANDITSQLEINFGDLGRPSRGRGGPRGGRGGRGRGGPGGPEAPRPVRTVRTDKPSSVSVPNVDDPEAFPALA; encoded by the exons ATGCCCGGACAAATGCAAGAAGGTTTTGGCTGTCCCATAACCAATCGGTTCGACCAGCTATTTGACGACGAGTCGGATCCGTTTGAGCTTCTGAAGCAGGCCGAAGCGAGGAAGAAGGAGGCTGCTGCTCTCCCTGGTGCCGCCAAGACCGCAGCCCAGGGTCCCAAGCACCCAAAGAAAGAAAcccagaaagaaagaaaggtccCGCTAACCGACAAGAAAGAGGAGATCCAGGCCCCCGTCCCGCTCAAGAAAGATG GTCCCGGCGTGAGGAGAATGGGGCGCAAGCCAGAGGGTGACGGCCCCAGACCCCAGGGTGGCCAGGGCTTCCAAGGCGGCCAGGGCGAAGGGCGCCCCCCCACAGACAGACGGCCTGCGGACAGGCGGCCCCCTCGTCGCTTTGAAAGGCCCGCTGGCGAAGGCGGCGAGAAGACTGAGGGTGGTGAATTCTCAGTTGAGAA ACCCATCGGTGACAGGCCAATGAGAGGACGTGGTGGTCCTGGTGGTGCCGGCAGAGGGGCCCGTGGAGGCAGAGGACGTGGCATGGCTCGCAGCGATGGCTTTGACTCCCGGGGCAAGCGTGAATTCGATAGACACAGTGGCAGTGACAAAAC TAGTCTGAAGGGTGAAGAGAAGCGTGGTGGAAGTGGATCTCACAACTGGGGCACCGTCAAGGATGAGCTCAA TGAGCTTGACCAATCAGCCAACACTGAAGAGACCCCTGAAGGAGAGGAGCATCCACCAGCTGACTCTGAGAACAA GGAGAATGAGGTAGAGGAGGTCAAGGAAGAAGGGCCCAAGGAAATGACTCTGGACGAATGGAAAGCCGTGCAAGACAAGGAGCGGGCCAAGGTGGAATTCAACATCCGTGAGGCCAACGAGGGAGCTCAATGGACCAGAGGGTTTGTGCTGCACAAGTCCAAAGCAGAG GTTAAGAAGGAGGATCTGATTGAAACCCCTAAGGTTGAGGAGCCTAAG CCTCAGCTGGAGGATGAGCACCACTTCCGTAAGCCAGCCAATGACATTACGTCCCAGCTGGAGATCAACTTCGGAGATCTGGGCCGTCCGAGCCGTGGACGTGGGGGACCACGTGGTGGCCGGGGAGGTCGTGGCCGTGGCGGTCCTGGTGGCCCTGAAGCCCCAAGGCCGGTCCGCACAGTAAGGACTGACAAG CCGTCATCTGTGTCTGTGCCCAACGTGGACGACCCAGAGGCCTTCCCAGCCCTGGCTTAA
- the hsd17b7 gene encoding 3-keto-steroid reductase, producing MNKVVLVTGANSGIGLALCERLLSQDSEDLQLVLACRNMRRAQGARAALLTSHPKAQVALLQLDTSSISSVISAAGEVKLRYNRLDYLYLNAGIMPNPQFDVKAFFKGLFSSNVVTMLATGAGILTQKDDVTSDGLQEVFATNLFGHFLLIRELEPVLCHTGRTSQLIWTSSINAHRSAFNLEDVQHLRGTQPYSSSKYASDLLSLALNTHYNKQGLFSSVICPGFVMTSLTYGILPSFPAFLWTLLMPLFWLIRMFTNNFTLTPYNGAEALFWLFKQNPESLDPQVKYHSLTSGLGNNYTQPRKMDVDLETSEVFYDKLLQLESDVRKKLKEKQI from the exons ATGAATAAGGTTGTTTTGGTGACGGGAGCAAATAG TGGCATCGGCCTGGCGCTTTGCGAGCGTCTCCTCTCGCAGGACTCGGAAGACCTGCAGCTGGTACTGGCCTGCAGGAACATGCGTCGGGCTCAGGGCGCTCGCGCTGCTCTCCTCACGTCTCACCCCAAGGCTCAAGTggccctgctgcagctggacaccAGCAGCATCTCCTCTGTCATCAGCGCTGCAGGGGAGGTCAAGCTCAG GTATAACCGATTAGATTACCTCTACCTGAACGCAGGAATCATGCCAAACCCACAGTTTGATGTAAAAGCCTTTTTCAAAGGCCTCTTCTCAAG CAATGTTGTTACCATGCTTGCTACCGGTGCGGGGATTCTGACGCAGAAGGACGACGTCACCTCTGATGGCCTGCAAGAAGTTTTTGCAACCAACCTGTTTGGTCATTTCCTACTA ATAAGGGAGCTGGAGCCAGTTCTGTGCCACACAGGTCGGACCTCACAGCTGATCTGGACCTCCTCCATTAATGCCCACCGCTCAGCTTTCAACCTTGAGGACGTACAGCACCTGAGAGGCACCCAGCCCTACAGCTCCTCCAAATATGCCTCCGACCTGCTCAGCCTGGCGCTCAACACACACTACAACAAACAG GGTTTGTTCTCATCTGTGATTTGTCCTGGTTTTGTGATGACCAGTCTGACCTACGGCATCCTGCCCTCTTTCCCAGCATTCCTCTGGACCCTGCTAATGCCTCTCTTTTGGCTT ATAAGAATGTTCACCAACAATTTCACCCTGACCCCTTATAATGGAGCTGAAGCCCTG TTTTGGTTGTTTAAGCAAAATCCTGAATCACTGGACCCACAAGTGAAGTACCACAGCTTAACATCTGGACTGGGCAACAACTACACACAACCACGGAAG ATGGACGTCGATTTGGAAACGTCAGAGGTCTTTTATGACAAATTACTGCAACTGGAAAGTGACGTAAGGAAGAAgctgaaggaaaaacaaatataa